Part of the Macellibacteroides fermentans genome, GTTCCCTGCTGGCCCCGGGGATACTCTTCAGGTGGATGTAGCCGTTAAAGCGATGAACCAACCTGAGGTCTTTTGCCACACGGACCAGCCGCTCCATGGTATAATCGGGATTGCGCACCACTCCGGAGCTTAGAAAAAGCCCTTCGATGTAATTACGCCGGTAGAATTCGATGGTGAGGTTTACCAGTTCGGTTACGGAGAAAGTAGCCCGCTTCAAATCGTTGCTTCTCCGGTTGATGCAGTAGGCACAATCGTAGATGCAATGGTTCGTAAGCATAATCTTAAGCAGGGAAATGCATCGGCCGTCTTCGGCAAAACTATGGCAGATACCCCATCCGGCCGCATTCCCTATCCCCCCTTTCTGGTTGGAACGGGTGGTGCCGCTTGAAGAGCAGGATACATCGTACTTGGCTGATTCTGCCAGAATTTTAAGCTTGTCAATTACACTTTCGTCCATATAGATTGATCCGGATATAAATGGTCTGTCCGTATACCTTACAAAAATAAGGATTTTTCTTCTTTCCGGATGCTTCCCCAGGGAAAATGTTGCTGCCGATACTGCCTTCCTTTAGTGAAATAATGCAAAAATACCTTCGCTAATCTAAATTTTATCTCTCTTTTTTTTATTATTTTCTTTTATGAATTGTTTATATAAGTATAGGGTTGAACATATTTAGCATCAATGGATTAAGTTTGATTAGTCATGATAGGAGCAATTACAGGCGATATCGTGGGGTCGCGGTTTGAATTTAATAATCACAAGGGAACTGATTTCGAGTTATTTGAAAAAGGGTGTGATTATACAGACGATACTATATGTACTGTTGCTGTGGCCGATTGGTTGATCAGAAGGAGGGAAGGTCCGGTTAGTCTGGCTTCTGTTATGCAAAGATGGTGCCGCCGCTTTCCGTATCCTACAGGTGCTTATGGTGCAAGTTTCTTTCGCTGGATATGGGACGAATCCCCCGAACCGTATTATAGTTTCGGAAATGGATCGGCCATGAGGGTGTCTCCTGTCGGCTGGTGTTTTGATTCCTTAAGCGAAACCATAAACATGGCTACCGAATCGGCCTGCATCACCCACAATCATCCGGAGGGTATTAAAGGTGCCCAGGCTGTGGCAGCAGCTATATACCTGGCGAGGACGGGGCGTACGAAGCAAGAAATTAAATATTATATTGAATCATCCTTTGGATACAATTTGAATCATTCTTGTAAACAATTGCGCATCTATTACCAGTTTAACGAAACCTGCCAGCATACTGTTCCGGAGGCATTGGTGGCTTTTCTGGAAAGTTCAGATTATGAAGATGCGGTTCGTCTGGCTGTATCCCTGGGTGGAGATTCCGATACACTGGCCTGTATAACAGGGGGAGTGGCCGAGGCTTTTTACGGTTTGCCGTTGCGCATAAAAATAAAAACGCTAAGTTATCTGCCCGAAAAAATAAAGAAAACTGTTGAGGTATTCTATACCGAATTTATAGAACCGAAACAGAAAGGATAAGAAATCGAAATGTTTTCTGTATTATTGATGGTTGTTTTGATTTTCTTATCTTTGTGAAAACTCAATTTGATACACCTCATATATACCTTACTATGTCTGAAATAGAAGAAGAAAATAGACTTAATGATTTGCTTGCTGTACTCAATGCCGGTTATTGGGAGGCCAATCTTACCGGTAAATCTTGTTATTTTTCGGAGTTGCTGTGTAAGATATTCCGGATGAAGAGTCCGTATATCACTTTCAGGGAACTTTCGGCTTATTTTAACGACGATTACATTGTGTTGTTTCAGAATCTGATAGCCTCGCTTCTCAACGATGAAATTCATGAGTTGTTATTACCTCCCACTTATTTTAATAAATATGTGGCTACGGGACTTAATGGGAGATTGATCCGGACCGGACTGATAAGACGGACTGTTTTGGAGGATGGTAGTGTAAAATGTTTCGGATACCTTCAGCTTATTGATAAAAGGGATGCGGAACACAGGGTGTTGAAGTTGGAGAATAAAATGAACAGTCTTATAAATCAGCTGAATTCCCTTTCGGTTTCTTTGCAGAATTTTCTGACAAAGCATGATCCGTTGGCTGTTACGGAAGATATTATGAGGAAGGTGCTTAATAACTTTAATGGAAGCCGCGTATATATTTTTCAATTTAACGAGGATGCTTCCCTGCAGAGTTGTACCCACGAAGTTGTATCAGAAGGCGTTTCGTCCGAGATAAATTGGCTCCAGAATATTCCTACCATAGATACTCGTTGGCTTTTTGAAGAATTGTCATCGGGCAGGCCGGTAATATTGAACTCGCTGGATGATATTCCTGCACAAGGAGAAGTAGAACGGAACATGCTGGAAAGTCAGGATATACGCTCCATGATGCTCGCTCCCATGTATTCTGGAAAACGTATGATCGGCTATATGGGGATTGATCTGGTGTGTGTACCCCGGAAGTGGACCAACGAAGATTATCTTTGGCTGCTGTCTTTGGCCAATATCATTGCGATCTGTACAGAATTGTATAATCAGAAAAAGCAATCGGATGAGGATAAGAAATATGCCGAAAACAACGACCGGTTAAAGTCGGCCTTCCTGGCAAATATGAGTCACGAAATACGTACACCTCTGAACTCTATTATTGGTTTTTCCGAACTTTTGGCCGAAACGG contains:
- a CDS encoding ADP-ribosylglycohydrolase family protein, with protein sequence MIGAITGDIVGSRFEFNNHKGTDFELFEKGCDYTDDTICTVAVADWLIRRREGPVSLASVMQRWCRRFPYPTGAYGASFFRWIWDESPEPYYSFGNGSAMRVSPVGWCFDSLSETINMATESACITHNHPEGIKGAQAVAAAIYLARTGRTKQEIKYYIESSFGYNLNHSCKQLRIYYQFNETCQHTVPEALVAFLESSDYEDAVRLAVSLGGDSDTLACITGGVAEAFYGLPLRIKIKTLSYLPEKIKKTVEVFYTEFIEPKQKG
- a CDS encoding hybrid sensor histidine kinase/response regulator yields the protein MSEIEEENRLNDLLAVLNAGYWEANLTGKSCYFSELLCKIFRMKSPYITFRELSAYFNDDYIVLFQNLIASLLNDEIHELLLPPTYFNKYVATGLNGRLIRTGLIRRTVLEDGSVKCFGYLQLIDKRDAEHRVLKLENKMNSLINQLNSLSVSLQNFLTKHDPLAVTEDIMRKVLNNFNGSRVYIFQFNEDASLQSCTHEVVSEGVSSEINWLQNIPTIDTRWLFEELSSGRPVILNSLDDIPAQGEVERNMLESQDIRSMMLAPMYSGKRMIGYMGIDLVCVPRKWTNEDYLWLLSLANIIAICTELYNQKKQSDEDKKYAENNDRLKSAFLANMSHEIRTPLNSIIGFSELLAETDDAEEKKEYASIIQSSNNLLLQLINDIIDISKIESNRLDFIYSDVDVNAILKELTADLKLRLKDKDIEVCLELGLPDCTVYSERNRLMQVIVNLLSNAAKFTEQGKITIGYILRDGMLEFFVQDTGMGIPKDKQSQLFGRFKKLNSVAQGSGLGLFISKTVVERLGGTIQAESEEGAGSVFRFSIPYKVSKTSSAKRKATNPVIVKKDVLSDKPILLVAEDTLPNYKLIEAMLRKEYELVHAKNGLEAVTLFKEKHPALVLMDIKMPEMDGIEALKGIRDLSPDFPVIAVTAYAFEENIREIVNNGFNDYLIKPIRCSTLKEKLDAILHN